The Coprococcus phoceensis genomic sequence AGACAATGCCAAACGGCGAGACACTTACAGGAAATGTAGAATCTACACTTGGACGTTTCTTATTCAACGAGATCATTCCTCAGGATTTAGGTTTCGTAGACAGAAGCATTCCGGGCAACGAACTGTTATTGGAAGTTGATTTCCTTGTAGGTAAAAAACAGAACAAACAGATTCTTGAAAAAGTTATTAATACACATGGAGCAACTGTGACAGCAGAAGTGTTGGATAAGATCAAAGCGACAGGATACAAATATTCTACAAGAGCTGCGATGACAGTATCTATTTCTGAGATGACAGTGCCTCCTCAGAAACCGCAGATGATTCAGGAAGCACAGGATACTGTGGACAGAATCACAAAGAACTTCAAACGTGGTCTTATCACAGAAGAAGAACGTTACAAAGAAGTTGTTGAGACATGGAAGAATACCGATGATGCGCTTACAAAAGCTCTGCTTGACGGACTGGATAAGTACAACAACATCTTTATGATGGCTGACTCCGGTGCCCGTGGTTCTGACAAACAGATCAAACAGCTTGCTGGTATGCGTGGTTTGATGGCAGATACAACAGGTCGTACAATCGAGTTGCCAATCAAGTCTAACTTCCGTGAAGGTCTTGACGTACTCGAATACTTCATGTCTGCCCATGGTGCTCGTAAAGGTCTTTCCGATACAGCGCTTCGTACAGCCGATTCAGGATACCTGACAAGACGTCTTGTTGACGTATCTCAGGATTTGATCATCCGTGAGATTGACTGTGTGGAAGAAGGGGCAGAGATTCCGGGAATGTATGTAAAAGCATTCATGGATGGAAAAGAAGAGATTGAAAGCTTACAGGAACGTATCACAGGACGTTATGTATGTGAGACAATTTATGATAAAGATGGAAATATCATCGTAAAAGCAAACCATATGGTAACACCAAAACGTGCAGAACAGGTAATGAAATTTGGTGTGAACAAAGACGGTGGACCGATTACAGAAGTGAAGATTCGTACGATTCTTTCTTGTAAATCACACATCGGTGTCTGCGCGAAATGTTATGGTGCGAACATGGCAACAGGTGAGCCTGTCCAGGTTGGTGAAGCTGTTGGTATTATCGCAGCTCAGTCAATCGGTGAACCGGGTACACAGTTGACCATGCGTACATTCCATACCGGTGGTGTTGCCGGTGGCGATATCACACAGGGTCTTCCTCGTGTCGAAGAGCTTTTTGAGGCAAGAAAGCCAAAAGGACTTGCAATTATCACAGAGTTCGGCGGAACTGCTACAATCAATGACACAAAGAAAAAACGTGAGATTATCGTCACAAATCATGAGACAGGTGAGTCGAAAGCTTACTTAATTCCATACGGTTCCAGAATCAAAGTTCAGGACGGAGCAGAATTAGGTGCCGGAGATGAACTTACAGAAGGTAGCGTAAACCCTCATGATATCTTGAAGATTAAAGGTTTGCGTGCTGTGCAGGATTACATGATTCAGGAAGTACAGCGTGTATATCGTCTTCAGGGTGTAGAAATCAACGATAAGCATATCGAAGTTGTTGTTCGTCAGATGTTGAAGAAGATCCGTATCGAAGAGAATGGTGATTCTGACTTCTTACCGGGAACAATGGTAGATACACTTGATTTTGAAGATACAAATGAAAGATTGATTGCAGAAGGAAAAGAACCTGCAGTTGGAGAACAGGTAATGCTTGGTATTACAAAAGCTTCTCTTGCTACGAATTCTTTCTTGTCAGCAGCGTCCTTCCAGGAGACGACAAAAGTTCTGACAGAGGCAGCAATCAAAGGAAAAGTCGATCCGTTGATCGGTCTGAAAGAAAATGTAATTATCGGTAAATTGATTCCAGCCGGTACAGGTATGAGAAAGTATCGTGATGTAAAATTAGATACAGAACTCGAGATGGATGATGAGATTACACTGGAAGATTTTGAAGAGTTGACAGAAGGTGTAGTAGAAGAGACTGCAGTGGATGAAACTTCGGAAGAATTTACAGAAGAAATAACAGAAGAGAATGCGGAAGAACTGACCGTTCAGGAATAGAGAAAAAGGAATGTGCTTTGCACATTCCTTTTTACAGTTAGAAAGAGTGAGAGGAGTTGAAACATAGTTTGGTGGGAGAATTTTCATATGACACAAAACTGTTATATGACGCTTTGATTCGGAGTACAGATGAATATATATATATATGTAATATGAAGAACGGAGTATATCGTTATCCTTCGGGAATGGTGAAAGAATTTCAGTTTCCGAGGGAAGTGATAAAAAATCCTCTACCTTATTGGAAAGAGGTAGTACATCCTGATGACTGGGAAACGTTTTATCTGTCGAATATGGAGATTGGGAAAGAAGGAAAAGATAATCACCTTGTGGAATTTCGGATTCGTGCAAGGGATGGTGAGTATCACTGGGTGAAATGTCGGGGATATCTCATGCGGGATGAGAAGGATCAGCCGGCAGTGTTTGCCGGAGTGCTCAGTAAACTTGACAGAAAGCCGAGAATCGATGCGCTGACTTCGCTTTACACGAGTGAAGTTTTCTCAGAGGATTTTGCGAAAATGCTGGAAGAGAATGCATTTGGTGAGATTGGAATGTTTGTCGTGGGGATTGACCGATTTCGTAATATCAATGAGGGATACGGAAGGCAGACAGGGGATAAGGTGTTAAAGACAGTGGCAAAATTAATTTTAGAGCTGGTTCCGGAGGGGATTCGTGTCTACAGGCTGGAAGGGGATCATTTTGGAATTCTTGTGAAATATCCGAATGAAGAAATTGTGAAAAAATTGTATGATGCAATACGCTCGCGCTGCCAGTGTTACCGGGGGAATGGAAAGAGAAGACTTTTGATGACAGTGTCGGCAGGCTATGCAGAATATCCGAAAGATGCAGGTTCCTTTGTTGATCTGTATGAGTATACGGATTATGCGCTGCAATATGCAAAGGAGAACGGAAGAGACTGTCTGGAACTGTTTTCCCAGGAAATGTTGGCATATAGATCCAGAGAACTGGATATCATCCGACTGTTAAAGGAAGACATCTCGGACAATTTTCGAGCATTTTCTTTAAAATATCAACCGATTGTGGAAGGTGAGACGAAGGAAGTGATAGCTGTTGAGGCGCTTTTGCAATGGGACAATCCTCACATTGCAAATTTGGAGTATGATGAGCTGAGTAAGTTTTTAGAAAAGAACAGGTTATTGAATCCAGTCGGACGATGGATGTTCCAGACTGGATGCATGGCACTGAAAAAGTGGCTGTCGGAGGGCTGGAATCTGTCTCTAAATTTGAACGTGTCTTATGCGCAGCTTTCGGACTGGAATTATATTCAGGAAATTATAATGATTGTAAAAAGCTCACAGGTTCTGCCGGAAAAGATTGTAATCGAAGTGGTGGACAGTTATTTTATCAGCGATATGAAGATTTATGAACAGGCTTTCAGAGCTATCAAAGAAAGCGGTATGAAGATCATGCTGGATGATTTTGGCGCAGATTACGCATCGATCGGTCTGCTGAAAAACGATCTGGTAGATATCGTGAAGGTGGACAGAACAATCGTGCGCCGTGTTGTCAAAAGCAGTTTTGATTTGGATTTCATCCGGTTTATAGTAAAAATATGTCATGACATGGAGATAGAGGTCTGCCTCGAAGGAGTGGCGGAGATGGAAGAATTAAAGCTCGTAGAAGATATGATTTTTGATTATATGCAGGGCGATTTGTTTGGAAAAGCAACCGATGCCAGATTGACTTTTAAATAGAGGAAGTTTATAATGAATTTGACTAAAAAAATGAAGACGAGGTGTATAACCATGGATCAAAACAAATTAAACAGAGTATTAGAATCAATGAAAGAAACAGGAATTGAGCAGCTGCTCATTTCAGACCCGGCATCTATCAATTATCTGACAGGACGCTATGTAAACTGTATGGAAAGAATGCAGGTATTGTATCTGGATGTGGAAGGGAATCACAAATTTGTTATCGGAAAGTTATTCCCACAACCTGAGATGGGAGTAGAAGTTATTTACTTTGACGATACAGAGGACTGTGTAGCAAAATTAGCAAGTTACATGAGAAAAGGCACAAAGATCGGAGTTGATAAGATCTGGCCTGCAAAATTTTTACTTCGCCTGATGGAGCTTGGCGTGGGAACAGAATATATCAATGCTTCATTTATCGTTGATAATATCCGTCAGATCAAGAGTGCAGAAGAACAGGACTTGATGAGACAGGCTTCCAGATTGAATGATCTTGGGTGTGAAAAACTGATTCCACTTGTGTCAAAAGGTTATACAGAACTTGAGATGGGAGATAAACTTTTAGAGATCTATTTGGAACTCGGAGCAGAAGGACACTCATTTGAGCCAATTATCGCATATGGCGATAATGCAGCTGATCCACATCATGAGTCAGACAATTCTACAGGAAAAGTCGGAGATGCGGTAGTACTTGATATCGGATGTATCAAAGACGGATACTGTGCAGATATGACAAGAACAGTGTTCATCGGAGAGGTATCTGACGAAGCGAGAAAGATCTATGAGATCGTTTTAGAGGCAAACAGACGCGGAATTGCAGCGGCAAAACCGGGAGCAAGATATTGTGATGTTGACAATGCAGCGCGTGATTATATTACAGAGATGGGATACGGAGAATATTTTACACACAGAACAGGCCATAACATTGGTATGGAAGTTCATGAATACGGTGATGTTTCCGGAATCAATGAAAACGTATTGAAACCAGGTATGTGTTTCTCAGTAGAACCAGGTATCTACGTTCCGGGTGTAGCAGGTGTTCGTATTGAAGATTTGGTACTGATTACAGAAGACGGATGTGAAGTACTGAACAATTTAAGCAAAGAATTAACAGTTGTACCGGTTTAAGGAGTAAAGATGACAGATTTAGAAAAGATTATCTCTTATTTTAAACAAATTTCAAAAATACCAAGAACTTCCGGAGATGAGCAGGCAATCAGTGATTATTTGGTGGCGTTTGCAAAAGAACGTAATCTTGAAGTGATTCAGGATGAATACAACAATGTCATTATTAAGAAACCGGCGTTTCCGGGGGAAGAGCATAGAAGACCAATTATTTTCCAAGGACATATTGACATGGTCTATGTCAAGACAGAAGACTCTGATCATCGTTATGAGGACGGAATCGAGGTTCTGGATAATGGGGAGTTCCTCTATGCAAAAGATACGACGCTTGGGGCAGATAACGGAATTGCAGTCTGCTATGCGTTAATGCTTTTAGACAGCAAAGATATCAAAAACCCACCGTTAGAATTTATTTTTACAGTGGATGAAGAAGTCGGCATGAAAGGTGCAGAGAATTTGGATATGAGTGTGCTGGAAGGAAAGGCGCTGATCAATCTGGATTCGGAAGAAGAGGGAATCTTTTGTGTCGGATGTGCCGGTGGAGTGCGCAATACATTTGAGCTTCCGATAGAAAGAGAAGAAAAACATGGAACATATGTGCCGGTGGAAGTGTCATTTGGCAAATTGCAGGGTGGACATTCCGGTGCGGATATCCATTTGGAGAGAGGAAATGCAATCAAGCTTTTAGGACGAATTCTCTATGCGCTGAACGATTTTGGTTTTGAGATCGGAGCAGTGGAGGCGAAAGGCAAGATGAACGTTATTTGTCATTCGGCAAAGATGGAATGTTTTGTGAGACCTGAAGATGTAGAGCGATTCACAGAATGTCTGAAAGCATGTGAGGCTGTATTCCAGAATGAGCTGCAGTTCTCAGATGAAGTAGAGGTTCTCGTTGAGGTCAAGCCGGAAGTGGACAGCTGTACGGTTTACACAGAAAAGACAGCTTCGAATGTGAAGAATGCGTTACTGCTTTTGCCAAATGGTATCATAAGCTGGTCAATGGGTGTGAAAGGTCTTGTTCAGACATCTACAAACTTAGGTGTGATGGAAGAAGAGGATGGAAAGCTTGTGATCGGAAGTCTTGTGAGAAGTTCGGTAGAATCACAGAAATCCATTGTGAAGAGCCAGATCGAAGCAGTTGCAGATGTACTTGGCGGAAAGAGCATCTCCTCAAGCGACTATCCGGGCTGGGAGTTTAAGAAAGAATCTCCGCTTCGTGATCTTGCGATTGAAAAATATGAAGCGTTATTTGGAAAGAAGGCAGTGATCGAGGCGATTCATGCAGGACTGGAATGTGGATTCTGGGATGGCAAGATGGAAAACGTGGATATTATCTCCATGGGACCGGATATGATGGATGTACATACGGTAAAAGAGCGTGTGTCCAAGCAGTCAATCGACAATGTATGGAAATTATTAAAAGAGATTGTAGAGGCATATTAAAAACAATCATTAGAAAAAATCATCGGAATCTTTTTAAAGACCGATGATTTTTTTCTTTTGTCTGGGAGATTAATGATGTTTCATACGAAGATAATCAGAAATGACAGCAATGAATTCGGAATTTGTAGGCTTTCCGGTAGCAGGATTGATACTGTAACCAAATAAGGAGGTGATAAATTCTGAGTTTCCTCTGGTAAATGCAATTTCAATTGCATGGCGTATGGCACGCTCCACTCGGCTTGAAGTTGTTTTGTTTTTTATGGCAACTTCCGGATATAATACTTTTGTGATCGCATTGAGTGTATCTCTGTCGTGCATCGTAATCTGTACGGCATCTTTCAGATACTGATACCCCATGATGTGAGAGGGAATACCAATCTCATGTATGAGAGATACGATACGAGTTTCCAAAGGCTCGCCGGAAATATCAGGTATGGCTTCGGGAAGTGTGAAAGACGTATTGATGTTGCTGTCTTTTGAAAGACGTGCCAATTGTTTTAGAATTTCCAACATGTTTGAACTGGAGATCTCTAGATTCAATTGAAGTTTGTAAGGTTCTGTGTAATGCATAATAATTCTCCTAATTCTGTAAGATATTTGTGTGTTTTCAAACTATTTCTATTATCCTCCTAATTCTGACAAAATACAATTGTATTTCTTGGCATTATTTGCCAATTCTTAGGAATATAGCAAAAAAAACAAGACTATTTACAGAAAGTGAGATTTGTATTAGAATAGAGAGAAAGAGTTTTGGAAAAGGAGTTTTGAAGAAATGAGTATTTCAAGAGAACAAGCACATGATATTTTAATGAAATATATGAAAGGAGAGGCTTACATTCAACATTCTTATGCGGTTGAAGCGATTATGAAAGGAATTGCAAAGAGACTCGCCCCGGAAGAAGAGGAATTTTGGGGAATCGTAGGATTACTGCATGATCTGGATGAAGAACATTGTGACTGGAAGAACCACCCAGAAGTACACGGGTCTACTTCTGTCGAAATCCTGAAAAAAGAAGGAGTGGACGATAAGGTGCTGCATGACGCAATCTGTGCACACAATCCAAAATGTGGTGTGAAAGCAAAGACAAATCTTCAGTACGCAGTGCTGGCGGCGGATCCGATGAGCGGATTTGTAAAGGCAGTTGCACAGATTTATCCGGATAAGAAGATTGCAAGCGTAAAACATAAATCCGTTATGAAACGTTTCAATGAGATGAGATTTGCGGCAGGTGCGAACCGTGATTACATGGAATCCATCGAATTTACTAAGTTAAGCCTGGATGACTTGATTGATATTGCATTGGAAGAGATGGGCAAAATTTCAGATATACTGGGACTGTAACAGATGATATTAAAGAATATGCTCAACATGCAGATGATGATGTTTCTGCTTGTTTTAATCGGCTTTTTGATACGAAAACAAAATATTGTCGAGACAGAAGGAAGGAAAAATATGGTGGATCTGTGTCTCTATGTGACACTCCCATTCAATATTTTGAATTCCTTTTTTGTCGATTGGAAATGGGAAATGCTTATTTCGTGCAGTGTGATTTTGCTATTGTCAGTCGGATACAATGCAGTCAGTGTTTTTCTGAGTTCGGTGTTGTTTAAAAAAGCGCCACAGGACAGGAAGAAGACGCTGCGATATGGGACGATTGTCTCCAATGGTGGATTTTTGGGGAATCCGATTATTGAGGGAGTGTACGGGACGAGCGGATTGTTTTACGCTTCCATTTTTATGATCCCGGTGCGGATTGTGATGTGGAGTGTTGGAATATCGGTATTTTTAAAAGGGAAGAGAGAAAATATTTTGAAAAAGGTGCTGACGCATCCGTGTATTATCGCAGTTTATGTCGGCGCAATACTAATGGGAACAGGAGTTGTATTGCCGGAGTTTCTGATGAAAACTATTTCGGGGTTAAGCAGCTGCAATACACCGCTTAGCATGATGCTTGTAGGGATGATGTTGGCGGAGATG encodes the following:
- the rpoC gene encoding DNA-directed RNA polymerase subunit beta' — translated: MPVTNNEPAYQPMTFDAIKIGLASPEKILEWSRGEVTKPETINYRTLKPEKDGLFCEKIFGPSKDWECHCGKYKKIRYKGVVCDRCGVEVTKASVRRERMGHIDLAAPVSHIWYFKGIPSRMGLILDLSPRTLEKVLYFASYIVLDKGETDLQYKQVLSEQEYQEAREKWGSAFRVGMGAESIQELLQAIDLDKEYEELQAGLKGATGQKRARIVKRLEVVEAFRGSGNKPEWMIMTVIPVIPPDLRPMVQLDGGRFATSDLNDLYRRIINRNNRLRRLLELGAPDIIVRNEKRMLQEAVDALIDNGRRGRPVTGPGNRALKSLSDMLKGKSGRFRQNLLGKRVDYSGRSVIVVGPELKIYQCGLPKEMAIELFKPFVMKELVANGTAHNIKNAKKMVERLQTEVWDVLEDVIKEHPVMLNRAPTLHRLGIQAFEPILVEGKAIKLHPLVCTAYNADFDGDQMAVHLPLSVEAQAECRFLLLSPNNLLKPSDGGPVAVPSQDMVLGIYYLTQERPGVKGEGKFFKNLNEAILAYENGVITLHSRIKVRVTKTMPNGETLTGNVESTLGRFLFNEIIPQDLGFVDRSIPGNELLLEVDFLVGKKQNKQILEKVINTHGATVTAEVLDKIKATGYKYSTRAAMTVSISEMTVPPQKPQMIQEAQDTVDRITKNFKRGLITEEERYKEVVETWKNTDDALTKALLDGLDKYNNIFMMADSGARGSDKQIKQLAGMRGLMADTTGRTIELPIKSNFREGLDVLEYFMSAHGARKGLSDTALRTADSGYLTRRLVDVSQDLIIREIDCVEEGAEIPGMYVKAFMDGKEEIESLQERITGRYVCETIYDKDGNIIVKANHMVTPKRAEQVMKFGVNKDGGPITEVKIRTILSCKSHIGVCAKCYGANMATGEPVQVGEAVGIIAAQSIGEPGTQLTMRTFHTGGVAGGDITQGLPRVEELFEARKPKGLAIITEFGGTATINDTKKKREIIVTNHETGESKAYLIPYGSRIKVQDGAELGAGDELTEGSVNPHDILKIKGLRAVQDYMIQEVQRVYRLQGVEINDKHIEVVVRQMLKKIRIEENGDSDFLPGTMVDTLDFEDTNERLIAEGKEPAVGEQVMLGITKASLATNSFLSAASFQETTKVLTEAAIKGKVDPLIGLKENVIIGKLIPAGTGMRKYRDVKLDTELEMDDEITLEDFEELTEGVVEETAVDETSEEFTEEITEENAEELTVQE
- a CDS encoding GGDEF and EAL domain-containing protein, translating into MKNGVYRYPSGMVKEFQFPREVIKNPLPYWKEVVHPDDWETFYLSNMEIGKEGKDNHLVEFRIRARDGEYHWVKCRGYLMRDEKDQPAVFAGVLSKLDRKPRIDALTSLYTSEVFSEDFAKMLEENAFGEIGMFVVGIDRFRNINEGYGRQTGDKVLKTVAKLILELVPEGIRVYRLEGDHFGILVKYPNEEIVKKLYDAIRSRCQCYRGNGKRRLLMTVSAGYAEYPKDAGSFVDLYEYTDYALQYAKENGRDCLELFSQEMLAYRSRELDIIRLLKEDISDNFRAFSLKYQPIVEGETKEVIAVEALLQWDNPHIANLEYDELSKFLEKNRLLNPVGRWMFQTGCMALKKWLSEGWNLSLNLNVSYAQLSDWNYIQEIIMIVKSSQVLPEKIVIEVVDSYFISDMKIYEQAFRAIKESGMKIMLDDFGADYASIGLLKNDLVDIVKVDRTIVRRVVKSSFDLDFIRFIVKICHDMEIEVCLEGVAEMEELKLVEDMIFDYMQGDLFGKATDARLTFK
- a CDS encoding M24 family metallopeptidase — its product is MDQNKLNRVLESMKETGIEQLLISDPASINYLTGRYVNCMERMQVLYLDVEGNHKFVIGKLFPQPEMGVEVIYFDDTEDCVAKLASYMRKGTKIGVDKIWPAKFLLRLMELGVGTEYINASFIVDNIRQIKSAEEQDLMRQASRLNDLGCEKLIPLVSKGYTELEMGDKLLEIYLELGAEGHSFEPIIAYGDNAADPHHESDNSTGKVGDAVVLDIGCIKDGYCADMTRTVFIGEVSDEARKIYEIVLEANRRGIAAAKPGARYCDVDNAARDYITEMGYGEYFTHRTGHNIGMEVHEYGDVSGINENVLKPGMCFSVEPGIYVPGVAGVRIEDLVLITEDGCEVLNNLSKELTVVPV
- a CDS encoding aminoacyl-histidine dipeptidase, which produces MTDLEKIISYFKQISKIPRTSGDEQAISDYLVAFAKERNLEVIQDEYNNVIIKKPAFPGEEHRRPIIFQGHIDMVYVKTEDSDHRYEDGIEVLDNGEFLYAKDTTLGADNGIAVCYALMLLDSKDIKNPPLEFIFTVDEEVGMKGAENLDMSVLEGKALINLDSEEEGIFCVGCAGGVRNTFELPIEREEKHGTYVPVEVSFGKLQGGHSGADIHLERGNAIKLLGRILYALNDFGFEIGAVEAKGKMNVICHSAKMECFVRPEDVERFTECLKACEAVFQNELQFSDEVEVLVEVKPEVDSCTVYTEKTASNVKNALLLLPNGIISWSMGVKGLVQTSTNLGVMEEEDGKLVIGSLVRSSVESQKSIVKSQIEAVADVLGGKSISSSDYPGWEFKKESPLRDLAIEKYEALFGKKAVIEAIHAGLECGFWDGKMENVDIISMGPDMMDVHTVKERVSKQSIDNVWKLLKEIVEAY
- a CDS encoding sporulation initiation factor Spo0A C-terminal domain-containing protein, which produces MHYTEPYKLQLNLEISSSNMLEILKQLARLSKDSNINTSFTLPEAIPDISGEPLETRIVSLIHEIGIPSHIMGYQYLKDAVQITMHDRDTLNAITKVLYPEVAIKNKTTSSRVERAIRHAIEIAFTRGNSEFITSLFGYSINPATGKPTNSEFIAVISDYLRMKHH
- a CDS encoding HD domain-containing protein; translated protein: MSISREQAHDILMKYMKGEAYIQHSYAVEAIMKGIAKRLAPEEEEFWGIVGLLHDLDEEHCDWKNHPEVHGSTSVEILKKEGVDDKVLHDAICAHNPKCGVKAKTNLQYAVLAADPMSGFVKAVAQIYPDKKIASVKHKSVMKRFNEMRFAAGANRDYMESIEFTKLSLDDLIDIALEEMGKISDILGL
- a CDS encoding AEC family transporter; the protein is MILKNMLNMQMMMFLLVLIGFLIRKQNIVETEGRKNMVDLCLYVTLPFNILNSFFVDWKWEMLISCSVILLLSVGYNAVSVFLSSVLFKKAPQDRKKTLRYGTIVSNGGFLGNPIIEGVYGTSGLFYASIFMIPVRIVMWSVGISVFLKGKRENILKKVLTHPCIIAVYVGAILMGTGVVLPEFLMKTISGLSSCNTPLSMMLVGMMLAEMNPRGLIDRTMLFYTGVRLIVIPGVVFLLTMFLDIDPLLRGIAVIIAGMPAPITTALLSAKYDGDETYATGMIFVTTIVSLITLPIWCVALGM